Proteins from one Romboutsia sp. CE17 genomic window:
- a CDS encoding DegV family protein: MNDIKIICDTMNDVPQDIAEKYDIDVLPATIIFGNKEYRAGVDLSGDEFYTMLRESNEIPKTSQITYATFTEVFNKYINEGKIILYLAGSSAGSGTYQSAMLAKSDIDGPIYVFDTYSLCIGGGMLIKEAAIMANKGKKVEEIIEKLEELKNKVEVYFSVDSLDYLHKGGRISGAKAAVGTLLNIKPILKIEDGLVKQKSQVRGSKKIIPALIDKMVEAVGNDFSDKDIYVAYGDDLELRDQFAQKVKEKLNPRNVYTMQIGACVACHSGPEVIGLACLNK, translated from the coding sequence ATGAATGATATAAAAATAATATGTGACACGATGAACGATGTGCCACAAGATATAGCTGAGAAATACGACATAGATGTATTACCCGCAACTATAATATTTGGAAATAAAGAATACAGGGCTGGTGTAGATCTTAGTGGAGATGAATTCTATACGATGTTAAGAGAATCTAATGAAATACCAAAGACTTCTCAAATAACATATGCTACATTTACAGAAGTATTTAATAAATATATAAATGAAGGCAAAATAATACTATATTTAGCTGGATCATCAGCAGGTTCTGGAACTTATCAATCTGCAATGCTTGCTAAAAGTGATATAGATGGTCCTATATACGTTTTTGACACTTATAGTTTATGTATAGGTGGTGGAATGTTAATAAAAGAAGCTGCAATAATGGCTAATAAAGGAAAAAAGGTAGAAGAAATAATTGAAAAATTAGAAGAATTAAAAAATAAGGTAGAAGTTTACTTTTCAGTAGATTCTTTAGATTATTTACACAAAGGCGGAAGAATTTCAGGAGCTAAGGCTGCAGTAGGTACTCTACTAAACATAAAGCCAATACTAAAAATTGAAGATGGATTAGTTAAGCAAAAATCTCAGGTTAGAGGAAGTAAAAAAATAATACCAGCTCTTATTGATAAAATGGTAGAAGCGGTAGGAAATGATTTTTCAGATAAAGATATTTATGTTGCATATGGAGACGATTTAGAATTAAGAGATCAATTTGCACAAAAAGTTAAAGAAAAGTTAAATCCAAGAAATGTTTATACTATGCAAATTGGTGCATGTGTAGCATGTCATTCAGGTCCAGAAGTTATAGGACTAGCTTGTTTAAATAAATAG
- a CDS encoding AEC family transporter: MSNSSVFEGITSLFLIMLVGIYGSKKNIITKEINKGLTDILFKISMPMLIISSFSITYSDELKGNIIKCFCYSIITLFISILISKVLLAPIKKDNKFILQFSNVFSNCGFIGFPIVESIYGKEGLIYTSVFNMVFTILIWTYGISLYSGTVNKNDIKKVLCNPAIIAVYIGIVIMIFNINIPSMILYPIEMVGGITPPLSMIIVGCIISNIKINDYIRDCSLYYGTIVRIIIIPLLIYFILNIIKGPSKIIKVMALLSAMPTAAMAPIFAENYEKDKGYAAVLLFITTFFSVFTIPLILTIIK; the protein is encoded by the coding sequence ATGAGCAATAGTTCTGTATTTGAGGGAATAACATCATTATTTTTAATAATGTTAGTAGGTATTTATGGGAGCAAGAAAAATATTATAACAAAAGAAATAAATAAAGGTTTAACAGATATTCTTTTCAAGATATCTATGCCTATGCTTATAATATCATCTTTTAGTATTACATATAGCGATGAACTAAAAGGAAATATAATTAAATGTTTTTGTTATAGTATTATAACTTTGTTTATTTCAATATTAATATCTAAAGTACTTTTGGCACCAATAAAAAAAGATAATAAGTTTATACTTCAATTTTCAAATGTTTTTTCAAACTGTGGATTCATTGGATTTCCAATAGTAGAAAGTATATATGGGAAAGAAGGATTAATATATACATCGGTATTTAATATGGTATTTACTATACTTATATGGACTTATGGTATATCATTATATTCGGGAACTGTAAACAAAAATGATATAAAAAAAGTATTGTGTAATCCAGCAATTATTGCAGTATATATAGGTATTGTAATTATGATATTTAATATAAATATACCATCGATGATATTATACCCTATAGAAATGGTAGGAGGTATTACACCTCCATTATCTATGATAATAGTAGGATGTATAATATCGAATATAAAAATAAATGATTATATAAGAGATTGTAGTTTGTATTATGGAACTATTGTAAGAATTATTATAATCCCTTTATTAATATATTTCATATTGAATATAATAAAAGGACCATCTAAGATTATAAAAGTTATGGCTTTATTATCAGCAATGCCAACGGCAGCTATGGCACCTATATTTGCAGAAAATTATGAAAAAGATAAGGGGTATGCAGCAGTTCTTTTGTTTATAACTACGTTTTTTTCAGTTTTTACAATTCCACTTATATTGACTATAATAAAATAA
- a CDS encoding M20/M25/M40 family metallo-hydrolase, with translation MKSKKYITYGLILLVVIVSCIIGYNSLYPSKANYDDYTKVNTENQINHIKEIAKEPHSIYDREAHDEVRDYLLSELKKLDIDPKLYTYEDVYIERSKSKEKLENIYAEIKGKSDSYIMLVTHYDSSRAKTERYAEKDGSKGAADAGYGLSTILETLRVIKENNVTLNNGIKILITDGEECGLAGAKEAVKEKEIFENVNYLINLEARGTKGPAIMFETSTNNSSVVDLYSYSEKPFSYSITPEIYRLLPNGTDFTVFLESNIPGINISVLDGLENYHTPNDSIESVNDRSLQHYGDQVLPIVTEFVSNEKYADKASIISNNDAIFFSIGSAFIKYSKTINYTLIGIILLAIIFLFNKLKIKNILVPIKYSLVNLGFTTLVAIVCYGISRLAAIVNNHPFKLTYLPLIKHEKLAILAIIAVALITYTLLIKKISKRFKEKNEYILGSIILLFLLGLILTFVLPGGSYLFIFPAIIISLSTILCTILNGKINKISYILLIPASLIIVLYVPTVYLFNAALTFGALCVTMIFAIIGIISVTTCLIQVD, from the coding sequence ATGAAGTCAAAAAAATATATAACATACGGACTAATATTATTAGTAGTAATTGTATCGTGCATAATAGGTTACAATTCATTGTATCCGTCAAAAGCAAATTATGATGATTATACAAAAGTAAACACAGAAAATCAAATAAACCATATAAAAGAAATAGCAAAAGAGCCACATTCAATATATGATAGAGAAGCTCATGATGAAGTAAGAGATTATTTATTGTCAGAGCTTAAAAAGTTAGATATTGATCCTAAATTATATACATATGAAGATGTATATATAGAGAGAAGTAAAAGTAAAGAAAAACTTGAGAATATTTATGCAGAAATAAAAGGAAAAAGTGATTCTTATATAATGTTAGTAACACATTATGACAGCTCAAGGGCAAAGACAGAGCGTTATGCAGAAAAAGATGGATCAAAAGGTGCTGCAGATGCAGGATATGGATTATCTACAATACTAGAAACCTTAAGAGTTATAAAAGAAAATAACGTAACTCTAAACAATGGGATAAAAATACTTATAACAGACGGTGAAGAATGTGGACTTGCTGGTGCAAAGGAAGCAGTGAAAGAAAAAGAGATATTTGAAAATGTAAACTATCTTATAAATTTAGAAGCAAGAGGAACAAAAGGTCCAGCTATAATGTTTGAAACAAGCACGAATAATTCTAGTGTAGTAGATTTATATAGTTATAGTGAAAAGCCGTTTTCTTACTCTATAACACCAGAAATATATCGTTTACTTCCAAATGGAACAGATTTTACAGTATTTTTAGAGAGTAATATACCAGGCATTAATATAAGTGTTTTAGATGGATTAGAAAACTATCATACTCCTAATGATAGTATAGAATCAGTTAATGATAGGTCATTACAACATTATGGAGATCAAGTATTACCGATAGTAACTGAATTTGTAAGCAATGAGAAATATGCAGATAAAGCTAGTATAATTAGTAATAATGATGCTATTTTCTTTTCAATAGGAAGTGCATTTATCAAATATTCAAAAACTATAAACTATACATTAATTGGAATTATTTTATTAGCTATAATATTCTTATTTAATAAATTAAAAATAAAGAATATTTTAGTTCCAATAAAATATTCTTTGGTAAATTTAGGATTTACAACGTTAGTAGCTATAGTATGTTATGGTATATCAAGGTTAGCAGCAATTGTAAATAATCATCCATTTAAGTTGACGTATTTACCTCTTATAAAGCATGAAAAATTAGCAATACTTGCTATAATAGCAGTAGCTTTAATTACATATACACTTCTTATAAAAAAAATTAGCAAAAGGTTTAAAGAAAAAAATGAGTATATTCTAGGAAGCATTATATTATTATTCTTATTGGGATTAATACTTACTTTTGTATTGCCAGGAGGAAGCTACTTATTTATATTCCCAGCAATAATAATATCATTATCAACAATTTTATGTACTATACTAAATGGTAAGATAAATAAGATTAGTTATATATTATTAATACCAGCGTCTTTAATCATAGTACTTTATGTACCAACAGTATATTTATTTAATGCAGCTTTAACTTTTGGAGCATTATGTGTAACTATGATATTTGCAATAATAGGAATAATATCAGTTACTACTTGTTTAATACAAGTAGACTAA
- a CDS encoding DegV family protein, whose amino-acid sequence MKNNNIKVICDGIANMPRELAKQYDIEIVPLTVRVDGKEYRDVDLTDEEFYVIMREAKEMPKTSQATYVDFKEIFDRHVAEGKTVLYISGSSKSSGTYQSAVLASKDIEGDIYIFDSMSISFGCGLQVLIAARMLESGSTLEEVLKELENLRDRVFVSMSMNSLEYLKKGGRISNGKALVGNMLSLRPMLTVKDGLIFQEGQVRGNKKIIPTIIKRTKEVCGEDFSDRTIAIGCGDNLEEREQLKEAVLRELNPKELIEITINPPMCSHSGPGFIGLTCFK is encoded by the coding sequence ATGAAAAATAACAACATAAAAGTAATCTGTGATGGGATAGCAAATATGCCAAGAGAATTAGCAAAACAATACGATATAGAAATAGTACCATTAACAGTAAGAGTTGATGGAAAAGAGTATAGAGATGTTGATTTAACAGATGAAGAGTTTTATGTAATTATGAGAGAAGCTAAGGAGATGCCTAAAACTTCTCAAGCTACCTATGTTGATTTTAAAGAAATATTTGATAGACATGTAGCAGAAGGCAAAACAGTTTTATATATATCAGGTTCTTCAAAATCATCTGGAACATATCAATCCGCAGTTCTTGCAAGCAAGGATATTGAAGGAGATATTTATATATTTGATAGCATGAGTATTAGTTTTGGATGTGGACTTCAAGTATTAATTGCTGCTAGGATGTTAGAATCTGGATCTACTTTAGAAGAAGTGCTAAAAGAATTAGAAAATTTAAGAGATAGAGTATTTGTATCTATGTCTATGAACTCATTAGAATACCTTAAAAAGGGTGGAAGAATATCTAACGGTAAGGCTTTAGTTGGTAATATGTTAAGTTTAAGACCAATGCTTACTGTAAAAGATGGTTTAATATTCCAAGAAGGTCAAGTAAGAGGTAATAAAAAAATAATACCTACAATAATAAAGCGTACTAAAGAAGTATGTGGAGAAGACTTTAGCGATAGAACTATAGCTATAGGTTGTGGAGATAACCTAGAAGAAAGAGAACAGTTAAAAGAAGCGGTTTTAAGAGAGTTAAATCCAAAAGAATTAATTGAAATAACAATAAACCCTCCAATGTGTTCTCATTCAGGACCAGGGTTTATAGGTCTTACATGTTTTAAATAA
- a CDS encoding FAD-binding protein yields the protein MDCKVFDTIIIGAGLGGIRSAQELLKNNLKICMITSKDFCSGASFYPGTWGLGMVGPKNEEDKKDLLENIIKVGCKLSNPKLSSILVDKVNDEINLLDKQGINLKKSVDEDGVIPCFDSNKRRWFGFDFKTGKDAFYKILDNENLTLLNKSKVINIFNEGETSKGVLIEKEDKSIELVKSKSIIIASGGYTCLFKHNFSLELDSPIIQYLANKVGCELINLEFIQFIPAYMKPMYKTVFNERVFKYITIKDKNGEDILKDVNDIENLISERSTYGPFSTRLRSNIIDKILFKYYQDNNECAYFEYPDNIEGINDTLIYNYFNWMKESKKDTDKKIYITPFAHACNGGIKINEDASTTVNGIFACGEATGGVHGADRIGGLSTCNALVFGAIAGKSASKYCKNSTFKDFDLSINYDLKKESKDYSRFKNAIDEIRKILYNKVSILRSKESILDAKNEIRKIKENTFNIELSTGDKAMLESYIEFSFILLDHMLKQGKSIGCHCRVDSQTK from the coding sequence ATGGACTGTAAAGTATTTGATACAATTATAATAGGAGCTGGTTTAGGTGGTATTAGAAGTGCTCAAGAACTTTTAAAAAATAACTTAAAGATTTGTATGATAACTTCAAAAGATTTTTGTTCAGGAGCTAGTTTTTATCCAGGAACATGGGGTTTGGGTATGGTAGGTCCTAAAAATGAAGAGGATAAAAAAGACTTATTAGAAAATATAATTAAAGTAGGATGTAAATTATCTAATCCAAAACTTAGTTCTATTTTAGTAGATAAAGTAAATGATGAAATTAATTTATTAGATAAACAAGGTATTAATTTAAAAAAATCAGTAGATGAGGATGGTGTAATTCCATGCTTTGATTCTAATAAGAGAAGATGGTTTGGATTTGACTTTAAAACAGGAAAGGATGCATTTTATAAAATTTTAGACAATGAAAATCTGACATTACTAAACAAGTCAAAAGTAATCAATATTTTTAATGAGGGGGAAACATCTAAAGGGGTTTTAATTGAAAAAGAAGATAAGAGTATAGAGTTAGTAAAATCAAAATCAATAATAATAGCATCAGGTGGATATACCTGTTTATTTAAACATAATTTCTCTTTAGAGCTAGATAGCCCTATAATTCAATATTTAGCAAATAAAGTTGGATGTGAACTTATTAATTTAGAATTTATTCAGTTTATACCAGCATATATGAAGCCAATGTATAAAACCGTATTTAATGAAAGAGTATTTAAATATATAACTATTAAAGATAAAAATGGAGAAGATATCTTAAAAGATGTAAATGATATAGAAAATTTAATTAGTGAAAGATCTACATATGGACCATTTTCAACTAGATTAAGATCAAATATTATAGATAAAATTTTATTTAAATACTACCAAGATAATAATGAGTGTGCTTATTTTGAGTATCCAGATAATATAGAAGGAATTAATGATACTTTAATATACAACTATTTTAATTGGATGAAAGAATCTAAAAAAGACACTGATAAAAAAATATATATAACTCCATTTGCTCATGCATGTAATGGGGGCATTAAAATAAATGAAGATGCAAGTACAACTGTAAATGGAATTTTTGCATGTGGAGAAGCAACTGGTGGAGTACATGGAGCAGATAGAATAGGTGGTTTATCTACATGTAATGCACTTGTATTTGGTGCTATAGCAGGTAAAAGTGCGAGTAAATATTGTAAAAATAGCACTTTTAAGGATTTTGACCTAAGTATAAATTACGATTTAAAAAAAGAATCAAAAGATTATAGTAGGTTTAAAAATGCTATAGATGAAATTAGAAAAATATTATACAATAAGGTATCTATATTAAGAAGTAAAGAAAGTATTTTGGATGCAAAAAATGAGATTAGAAAAATAAAAGAAAATACCTTTAATATAGAGTTATCAACAGGTGATAAAGCTATGCTTGAAAGTTATATCGAATTTTCATTTATTTTATTGGATCATATGTTAAAACAAGGAAAGTCTATAGGATGTCATTGCAGAGTGGATTCTCAAACTAAATAG
- a CDS encoding endonuclease/exonuclease/phosphatase family protein — MKIVSYNIHRGFDSKKVTSLKKIIKYLNKLDSDIICLQEVLYNQFLKIKSELGIDGVFAANVNNKTMKYGICTLSKYKIKSNHHVLLTSKKEQRGLLSINVNTGKIDNINIINTHLGLDREERNIQIEEILNFKNRLVGSSLICGDFNEKNIYISNYYDSAVYLKKDYIPTLPKYNARIDYIFVENIYNPKEYIVDKITLSDHYPIICVF, encoded by the coding sequence TTGAAAATTGTATCTTATAATATTCATAGAGGTTTTGATTCGAAAAAAGTAACATCTTTGAAAAAAATTATAAAATACTTAAATAAATTAGATAGTGATATTATATGTTTGCAAGAAGTTTTATATAATCAATTTTTAAAGATAAAATCAGAGTTAGGTATAGATGGTGTATTTGCAGCAAATGTAAACAATAAAACTATGAAATATGGTATTTGTACACTTTCAAAATATAAAATAAAATCAAACCATCATGTATTATTAACTAGTAAAAAGGAACAAAGAGGTCTCTTATCGATTAATGTTAATACTGGAAAAATTGATAATATAAATATAATTAATACTCATTTGGGTTTAGATAGAGAAGAGAGAAATATTCAAATAGAAGAAATTTTAAACTTTAAAAATAGATTAGTAGGTTCAAGCTTAATTTGTGGAGATTTTAATGAAAAAAATATATATATTAGTAACTATTATGATAGTGCGGTTTATTTAAAAAAAGACTATATACCAACTCTTCCAAAATATAATGCTAGAATAGATTATATATTTGTGGAGAATATATACAATCCTAAAGAATATATTGTAGATAAAATTACTTTATCGGATCATTATCCTATAATATGTGTATTTTAG
- a CDS encoding 4-hydroxybutyrate dehydrogenase: protein MNLFKLKTNIHKFKDINKFIEDFNINEDDFILASKNIYEKHFISLDIKATVAYKNKYGNSEPTDIMMDALLNDFNKKEYSRVIAIGGGAVIDMAKILVLENGTSATDIFEKNIPLNKVRTLIAIPTTCGAGSEVSNISITEITKINSKLGLAIDELYPDYAVLIPKLLEDLPYKYFATSAIDALIHSIESYVSPKANVYTEMFSKEAMSMILHGFKTIAKHGKESRFSMLDEFLTASNLAGIAFGNAGNGAVHAFSSPLSGTYHVPHGEANYQFLTAVFREYNRKNPNGKIKNLNIHLSKILECNIDEVYDKLDELLDNIISKKNLREFGMKEFEICSFTENIINNQKRLLSQSYIQLSKEEIEHIYRSLY from the coding sequence ATGAACTTGTTTAAATTAAAAACAAATATTCATAAGTTTAAAGATATAAATAAATTTATAGAAGATTTTAATATAAATGAAGATGATTTTATTCTTGCAAGTAAAAATATTTATGAAAAACATTTTATTTCTTTGGATATAAAAGCAACTGTAGCTTATAAAAATAAATATGGCAATAGTGAACCTACTGATATAATGATGGATGCTTTACTTAATGATTTTAACAAAAAAGAATATAGTAGAGTCATTGCCATAGGTGGTGGTGCTGTAATTGATATGGCAAAAATTCTAGTTTTAGAAAATGGAACTTCAGCTACGGACATATTTGAAAAAAATATACCTTTAAATAAGGTTAGAACCTTAATAGCAATTCCAACAACTTGCGGTGCTGGATCTGAGGTATCAAATATAAGCATTACCGAAATAACTAAGATAAATTCTAAATTAGGCTTAGCAATTGATGAATTATATCCAGATTATGCCGTACTTATTCCTAAACTTCTAGAAGATTTACCATATAAGTACTTTGCTACTAGTGCAATTGATGCTCTTATACATTCTATAGAATCATATGTATCACCAAAGGCAAATGTTTATACAGAAATGTTTAGCAAGGAAGCTATGAGTATGATACTTCATGGATTTAAGACTATCGCAAAACATGGTAAAGAATCTAGATTTTCAATGCTAGATGAATTTTTAACTGCAAGTAACTTAGCAGGTATTGCCTTTGGAAATGCTGGTAATGGTGCTGTCCATGCTTTTTCTTCTCCTTTAAGTGGAACCTATCATGTACCACATGGAGAAGCAAATTACCAATTCTTAACTGCAGTTTTTAGAGAATACAATAGGAAAAATCCAAATGGCAAAATAAAAAATTTAAATATACATTTAAGTAAAATATTGGAATGTAATATAGATGAAGTTTATGACAAATTAGATGAATTATTAGATAATATTATATCTAAAAAGAATCTAAGAGAATTTGGAATGAAGGAATTTGAAATTTGCTCTTTTACAGAAAACATTATTAACAATCAAAAAAGGCTTCTTAGTCAAAGTTATATTCAACTTTCTAAAGAAGAAATAGAGCATATATATAGAAGCTTATACTAA
- a CDS encoding ferritin family protein, with product MKKFVCTVCGYIHEADSIEGVVCPVCKVGADKFEEMAGELKWADEHRIGVAQGVDEEVVEGLRANFVGECTEVGMYLAMSRQADREGYPEVAEAYKRIAFEEAEHAAKFAELLGEVVVADTKENLRVRVEAEYGATDGKLKLAKRAKELGLDAIHDTVHEMCKDEARHGKAFLGLLERHFGKQN from the coding sequence ATGAAAAAATTCGTATGTACAGTTTGTGGATATATCCATGAAGCAGATTCTATAGAAGGTGTAGTATGTCCAGTATGTAAAGTTGGAGCTGATAAGTTCGAAGAAATGGCTGGAGAATTAAAGTGGGCTGACGAACATAGAATAGGTGTAGCTCAAGGAGTAGATGAAGAGGTTGTAGAAGGATTAAGAGCTAACTTTGTTGGAGAATGTACAGAGGTAGGAATGTACTTAGCAATGAGTAGACAAGCTGATAGAGAAGGATACCCAGAAGTTGCAGAAGCTTACAAGAGAATAGCTTTTGAAGAAGCAGAGCATGCTGCTAAGTTTGCTGAATTATTAGGAGAAGTAGTTGTAGCTGACACTAAAGAAAACTTAAGAGTTAGAGTTGAAGCAGAGTACGGTGCTACTGATGGAAAGTTAAAGTTAGCTAAGAGAGCTAAAGAATTAGGACTTGATGCTATACATGATACAGTTCATGAAATGTGTAAAGATGAAGCTAGACATGGTAAAGCATTCTTAGGATTATTAGAAAGACATTTTGGTAAGCAAAACTAA
- a CDS encoding VanW family protein, with the protein MSSEVVIKENVNKSKITKKKIVILVIALIALISGYMIYSFNNNYIYNGKIANNIFVEGVNISLMTKEEAVDLISQKHKPQAISLNYNDNSFSINPEDIDLKYNIEEVVNNAYNYTKTDSYFENVKRLFQLDKTKKEYTLKNSFDEAKLSSKLEQIASEVNVPVRNAKLLISGGSFNVTPSITGKEFDISSNKEAIYEAINSRNYGTIDLKINDIEPDISTAMASSVNTLLSEHTTTFNASMIGRTENIRISSNRISDVLLMPGETYSYNKQTGVRTISNGFYNAPVIINGDLEDAPGGGVCQTSTTLYNAVLYSGLNIEQVKNHSITSSYAPRGKDAMVNDSGSDLKFSNPYSHPIYIKSYVSGNSVTCQVYGNAEDKPNVEIKVENFHMGAKTYRVFKDDSGNEIKTEYIATSVYKK; encoded by the coding sequence ATGAGCAGTGAAGTAGTTATAAAAGAAAATGTAAATAAATCAAAAATCACGAAGAAAAAAATTGTTATATTAGTGATAGCATTAATAGCTTTAATTAGTGGATATATGATTTATTCATTTAATAACAACTATATATATAATGGAAAGATTGCAAATAATATTTTTGTAGAAGGTGTAAATATTTCGCTAATGACAAAAGAAGAGGCTGTGGATTTAATTAGCCAAAAACATAAACCACAAGCTATATCATTAAATTACAATGATAATAGCTTTTCTATTAATCCAGAAGATATAGATCTTAAATATAATATAGAAGAAGTTGTAAATAATGCTTATAATTATACAAAAACGGACTCATATTTTGAAAATGTAAAAAGATTATTTCAACTAGATAAAACTAAAAAGGAGTATACGTTAAAAAACTCTTTTGATGAAGCTAAATTAAGTAGTAAGTTAGAACAAATAGCGAGTGAAGTTAATGTTCCAGTAAGGAATGCAAAGTTATTAATATCAGGTGGAAGTTTTAATGTAACACCATCTATAACTGGTAAAGAATTTGATATTTCATCGAATAAAGAAGCTATATATGAAGCGATAAATAGTAGAAATTATGGAACAATAGACTTAAAGATAAATGATATAGAACCTGATATAAGTACAGCTATGGCAAGTAGTGTAAATACATTATTAAGTGAACACACTACAACGTTTAATGCTAGTATGATAGGTAGAACAGAAAATATAAGAATATCATCAAATCGAATAAGTGATGTTCTGCTTATGCCTGGTGAAACATATTCTTATAATAAGCAAACTGGAGTAAGAACTATCTCTAATGGATTTTATAATGCACCTGTAATTATAAATGGAGATTTAGAAGATGCCCCAGGAGGAGGAGTTTGTCAAACATCTACAACTTTATATAATGCAGTACTATACTCTGGTTTAAATATAGAACAAGTTAAAAATCACTCAATAACATCAAGCTATGCACCGAGAGGTAAAGATGCTATGGTTAATGATAGTGGAAGTGACTTAAAGTTCTCTAATCCTTACAGCCATCCAATATATATTAAGAGTTATGTGAGTGGCAATTCAGTAACTTGTCAAGTATATGGAAATGCTGAAGATAAGCCAAATGTAGAAATAAAAGTAGAAAATTTCCATATGGGAGCTAAAACTTATAGAGTTTTTAAAGATGACTCTGGTAATGAAATAAAAACTGAATACATAGCTACAAGTGTATATAAGAAATAG
- a CDS encoding protein kinase domain-containing protein, translating into MQFVGNRYEILDYNSEIEVGKLYKARDTYYNSFVYISLIEVNKNVMKNFKPDFIDEITTLKEINSSYISKNLHIDVHCDEYDVYYYIVSEYFEGQTLKEYIYNNILDKNSIINIVSQIVKALEIANTNNLYHGNLNPNNILIDSNENIKIFDFGITKSNKGINLRQNGDLSYLCPHQLNIDYTDKDSDLFVLGIILFEMIFREHPFGHAYNDNEMLKLVDKGVKWSLLIYDESLTELVKISQKLLSRKKEYKNSSEILIDLSYIMYEEVEVDEEEDKIGYEEEECRSNKVNLKKKLVITMFTLLLVITIVIGYL; encoded by the coding sequence ATGCAGTTTGTAGGAAATAGATATGAAATTTTAGACTATAATAGTGAGATTGAAGTAGGAAAACTTTATAAAGCAAGAGATACTTACTATAATAGTTTTGTTTATATAAGTCTTATTGAAGTTAATAAAAATGTAATGAAGAACTTTAAGCCGGATTTTATTGATGAGATTACAACATTAAAAGAAATAAATTCTTCTTATATTTCAAAGAATTTACATATTGATGTACATTGCGATGAGTATGATGTATATTATTATATAGTTAGTGAATATTTTGAAGGTCAAACTTTAAAAGAGTATATATATAATAATATACTAGATAAAAATTCCATAATTAATATTGTTAGTCAAATAGTAAAAGCTTTAGAAATTGCTAATACAAATAACTTATATCATGGGAACTTAAATCCAAACAATATACTTATTGATTCAAATGAAAATATAAAAATATTTGATTTTGGTATTACAAAATCAAATAAAGGTATAAATTTAAGACAAAATGGAGATTTAAGTTACTTATGCCCTCACCAATTGAATATAGACTATACGGATAAGGATAGTGATTTATTTGTTTTAGGAATAATCTTATTTGAAATGATATTTAGAGAACATCCTTTTGGACATGCTTATAATGATAATGAAATGCTAAAGCTTGTAGATAAAGGGGTAAAATGGAGTCTTTTAATATATGATGAAAGTCTTACTGAGTTAGTTAAAATTTCTCAAAAGCTACTTAGTAGAAAAAAAGAGTACAAAAACTCTTCTGAGATTTTAATTGATTTGAGCTATATTATGTATGAAGAGGTTGAAGTAGATGAGGAAGAAGATAAAATAGGCTATGAAGAGGAAGAGTGCAGATCTAATAAAGTAAACTTGAAAAAAAAATTAGTAATTACTATGTTCACTTTATTATTAGTAATAACAATAGTCATAGGTTATTTATAA